Proteins encoded in a region of the Mycolicibacterium duvalii genome:
- the sufB gene encoding Fe-S cluster assembly protein SufB — protein MTLTPEARPEALTQEETIASLGRYGYGWADSDVAGASAQRGLSEAVVRDISAKKNEPEWMLDIRLKALRTFDKKPMPNWGSNLEGIDFDNIKYFVRSTEKQATTWDDLPEDIRNTYDKLGIPEAEKQRLVSGVAAQYESEVVYHQIREDLEAQGVLFLDTDSALREHPEIFKQYFGTVIPAGDNKFSALNTAVWSGGSFIYVPPGVHVDIPLQAYFRINTENMGQFERTLIIVDENAYVHYVEGCTAPIYKSDSLHSAVVEIIVKPGGRCRYTTIQNWSNNVYNLVTKRARAEAGATMEWVDGNIGSKVTMKYPAVWMTGEHAKGEVLSVAFAGEGQHQDTGAKMLHLAPNTSSNIVSKSVARGGGRASYRGLVQVNKGAHGSRSSVKCDALLVDTVSRSDTYPYVDIREDDVTMGHEATVSKVSEDQMFYLMSRGLTEDEAMAMVVRGFVEPIAKELPMEYALELNRLIELQMEGAVG, from the coding sequence ATGACACTCACACCGGAGGCACGGCCTGAAGCCTTGACTCAGGAGGAGACCATCGCCTCGCTGGGTAGGTACGGCTACGGCTGGGCCGACTCCGATGTTGCCGGTGCCAGCGCGCAGCGGGGGCTGTCCGAGGCCGTGGTGCGCGACATCTCGGCGAAGAAGAACGAACCCGAGTGGATGCTCGACATCCGCCTCAAGGCGCTGCGCACCTTCGACAAGAAGCCGATGCCGAACTGGGGATCGAACCTCGAGGGCATCGACTTCGACAACATCAAGTACTTCGTGCGGTCCACCGAGAAGCAGGCCACGACGTGGGACGACCTGCCCGAGGACATCCGCAACACCTACGACAAGCTCGGCATCCCGGAGGCCGAGAAGCAGCGGCTGGTCTCCGGTGTGGCCGCGCAGTACGAGTCCGAGGTGGTCTACCACCAGATCCGTGAGGACCTCGAGGCGCAGGGAGTCCTCTTCCTCGACACCGATTCGGCGCTGCGCGAGCACCCCGAGATCTTCAAGCAGTACTTCGGCACCGTGATCCCGGCCGGGGACAACAAGTTCTCGGCGCTGAACACCGCGGTGTGGTCCGGTGGGTCGTTCATCTACGTGCCGCCCGGCGTGCACGTCGACATCCCGCTGCAGGCCTACTTCCGGATCAACACCGAGAACATGGGCCAGTTCGAGCGGACGCTGATCATCGTCGACGAGAACGCCTACGTGCACTACGTCGAGGGCTGCACCGCGCCGATCTACAAGAGTGACTCGCTGCACAGCGCGGTCGTCGAGATCATCGTCAAGCCGGGCGGTCGGTGCCGGTACACGACGATCCAGAACTGGTCCAACAACGTCTACAACCTGGTCACCAAGCGGGCCCGCGCCGAGGCCGGCGCCACCATGGAGTGGGTCGACGGCAACATCGGCTCCAAGGTGACGATGAAGTACCCCGCAGTGTGGATGACCGGCGAGCACGCCAAGGGTGAGGTGCTCTCGGTCGCGTTCGCCGGGGAGGGTCAGCACCAGGACACCGGCGCCAAGATGTTGCACCTGGCGCCCAACACCAGCAGCAACATCGTGTCCAAATCGGTGGCGCGCGGCGGCGGGCGGGCCTCCTACCGGGGCCTGGTCCAGGTCAACAAGGGCGCGCACGGGTCGCGGTCCAGTGTGAAATGCGATGCCCTGCTGGTCGACACGGTGAGCCGCTCGGACACCTACCCGTACGTCGACATCCGGGAGGACGACGTCACGATGGGCCACGAGGCCACGGTGTCCAAGGTCAGCGAGGACCAGATGTTCTACCTGATGAGCCGCGGTCTGACCGAGGACGAGGCGATGGCCATGGTGGTGCGCGGCTTCGTCGAGCCGATCGCCAAGGAACTCCCGATGGAGTACGCCCTGGAGCTCAACCGGCTGATCGAGCTGCAGATGGAAGGTGCGGTCGGCTAG